A single window of Coffea eugenioides isolate CCC68of chromosome 7, Ceug_1.0, whole genome shotgun sequence DNA harbors:
- the LOC113777915 gene encoding pentatricopeptide repeat-containing protein At3g49740 has translation MLRGVGFLTTTISGNCAKKLIKLNRQLIKLTRSEQYAGALLLFSQINSSPHLRPDHYTLSAALTACSNLRDRSTGNQLHANAIRAGLIFFPHVSNTLLLVYAKSQDLSSVKRVFNEIESPDDYSWTTLLSACAKLGDVEYACQMFDKMPQRNVAVWNAMITGCAENGSDEIAFRLFQKMHSLGVGRDNYSLASVLSLCSLELLDFGLQVHSLVIKSGLLAKTSVINALLTMYFACGRIGDAHGVFEEEKGIVHDQITYNAMIAGLVSMERKEDAFLMFKNMQSAGLWPTELSFVSIMSSSYCLRDAIQVHAQAIKMSFEDCTSVSNAAITMYSNCGNLNAARVVFERLIEKDNVSWNTMITSYANENLGREAILVYSHMQREGAKPDEFTIGSLLVSSESVVNVEMIHAAVVKNALLLKVEVSNALLSAFSRHGYINQAYRLFYTMNTKNLISWNTLISGYQLNGFPVQGLEQFSVLVLSGFIPNIFTLSIVLNICASISALRHGKQVHAYTLKVHYSLETSLNNAFITLYAKCGDLCSSLRIFHKMTSKDTVSWNSMISAYAQNGEGREGVRCFELMQDSDTKPDEATFTAVLSACSHSGLVNDGCRIFNSMVSTYGIEPDVDHFSCLIDILGRAGYLDETERLISSKHVDINSGVWWTLFSSCAAHGNLRLGRVVAGFLLQTEKHDPAVYVLLSKIYADAGKWTESADVRELIKKLGVMKQPGRSWIRS, from the coding sequence ATGTTACGGGGAGTAGGCTTCTTGACTACCACCATAAGTGGGAATTGCGCCAAGAAACTAATCAAACTCAACCGCCAGCTTATAAAACTCACTCGTTCCGAGCAATATGCTGGCGCCCTCCTACTATTCAGCCAAATTAATTCGTCCCCACATCTCAGACCTGACCATTACACCCTCTCCGCCGCCCTCACAGCCTGCTCCAACCTCCGGGACAGGAGCACTGGCAACCAGCTCCATGCTAATGCCATTCGGGCTGGGCTCATTTTCTTTCCTCACGTTTCAAATACTCTTCTTTTGGTTTATGCAAAATCACAAGACTTGAGTTCAGTgaaaagggtttttaatgaaatTGAAAGCCCAGATGATTATTCATGGACAACATTGTTATCTGCGTGTGCAAAGCTCGGGGACGTTGAATATGCTTGTCagatgtttgataaaatgccaCAACGAAATGTTGCTGTTTGGAATGCGATGATCACAGGGTGTGCAGAAAATGGGTCTGATGAGATTGCATTCAGATTGTTCCAGAAGATGCATTCTTTGGGTGTTGGACGTGATAATTATAGTTTGGCTAGTGTTTTGAGTCTTTGTTCTTTGGAGTTGTTGGACTTTGGATTGCAAGTGCATTCTTTGGTTATCAAGTCTGGACTTCTAGCTAAAACTTCGGTGATTAATGCTTTGCTTACAATGTATTTTGCATGCGGAAGGATTGGTGATGCTCATGGAGtttttgaagaagaaaaaggtatTGTGCATGATCAGATAACTTATAATGCAATGATAGCTGGTCTAGTCAGCATGGAAAGAAAGGAGGATGCATTTCTAATGTTTAAGAATATGCAAAGTGCTGGTCTATGGCCTACAGAGTTGAGTTTTGTTAGTATAATGAGTTCCTCTTATTGTTTAAGGGATGCTATTCAAGTGCATGCACAAGCGATAAAGATGAGTTTTGAAGATTGTACTTCTGTGAGTAATGCAGCAATAACAATGTATAGTAACTGTGGGAACTTAAATGCAGCTCGTGTGGTTTTTGAGAGACTAATAGAGAAAGATAATGTGTCGTGGAACACCATGATAACAAGCTATGCTAATGAGAATTTGGGCAGAGAGGCTATCTTAGTCTATTCTCATATGCAGAGAGAAGGGGCGAAACCAGATGAGTTCACAATTGGAAGCTTACTAGTAAGCTCAGAGTCAGTAGTGAATGTTGAGATGATTCATGCTGCTGTTGTGAAAAACGCTCTACTTTTGAAAGTCGAAGTTTCCAATGCGTTGCTGTCAGCATTTTCCAGGCATGGTTACATTAACCAGGCCTACAGATTATTCTATACAAtgaacaccaaaaatttgatATCCTGGAATACTTTAATATCCGGGTATCAATTGAATGGATTTCCTGTCCAGGGTTTGGAGCAATTTTCAGTGCTTGTGTTGTCAGGATTTATTCCTAACATTTTTACTCTCAGCATTGTTCTGAACATCTGTGCCAGCATTTCAGCTCTGCGGCATGGAAAACAGGTGCACGCCTACACACTCAAAGTTCATTATTCTTTGGAGACATCTTTGAATAATGCTTTCATTACTCTTTATGCAAAGTGTGGTGATTTGTGTTCTTCTTTGAGGATCTTCCATAAAATGACTTCAAAAGACACAGTTTCATGGAATTCCATGATATCTGCATATGCACAAAATGGAGAAGGTAGGGAAGGTGTCCGTTGCTTTGAGCTGATGCAAGATTCTGACACTAAACCTGATGAGGCTACCTTTACTGCAGTTCTTTCAGCTTGTAGCCATTCAGGTTTAGTCAATGATGGCTGCCGAATTTTTAACTCCATGGTCAGTACTTATGGTATTGAACCAGATGTAGACCACTTCTCTTGCCTCATTGACATTCTAGGTCGAGCAGGTTACCTTGATGAGACCGAAAGATTAATAAGCAGCAAGCATGTTGACATAAATTCAGGTGTCTGGTGGACATTATTTAGTTCCTGTGCAGCTCATGGTAACTTGAGATTAGGAAGAGTAGTTGCTGGCTTCTTGCTTCAAACTGAAAAGCATGATCCTGCAGTTTATGTGCTTCTATCAAAAATCTATGCAGATGCAGGAAAATGGACAGAGTCTGCTGATGTGCGGGAATTGATTAAGAAATTGGGAGTGATGAAGCAACCTGGAAGAAGTTGGATCAGATCATAG
- the LOC113777914 gene encoding glycine-rich cell wall structural protein 1.0-like: MTTPPFMPPPFLDIVIAIIFRAGGEGRIRDVVMEGGDTTESRRGFNKDRAWEEAAGGGGKTEVGDAGTAIGRGGESQRAGEGGVVRKEGEGDGCGGGRGDKFTDGGGAVGSGDGDTDGRGGRDGEGKEGKVGGVDNGSGDDWGWGGGERHDSG; the protein is encoded by the exons ATGACAACTCCGCCTTTCATGCCCCCACCATTTCTAGATATTGTGATTGCAATAATATTTAGAGCAG GGGGAGAAGGTAGAATAAGAGATGTGGTGATGGAAGGAGGAGACACCACCGAAAGTAGAAGGGGATTTAACAAGGATAGAGCTTGGGAAGAAGCAG CGGGAGGTGGTGGAAAAACTGAGGTAGGTGATGCTGGGACTGCAATTGGCCGAGGAGGAGAGAGTCAAAGAGCTGGAGAAGGAGGTGTTGTGCGAAAAGAAGGGGAAGGTGATGGTTGTGGGGGAGGAAGGGGTGATAAGTTTACAGATGGAGGAGGGGCAGTAGGGAGTGGCGATGGTGACACAGATGGAAGGGGAGGAAGGGACGGAGAAGGTAAGGAAGGGAAAGTGGGCGGTGTTGATAATGGTAGTGGTGATGATTGGGGTTGGGGAGGAGGGGAAAG gCACGATTCTGGCTGA
- the LOC113778042 gene encoding squalene monooxygenase-like isoform X2, which produces MAVDECRTGWDSATDVIIVGAGVVGAALSYTLGKEGRRVRVIERDLSEPDRIVGELLQPGGYLKLIELGLEDCVVHIDAQRVLGYALFKDGRSTRVSYPLENFHSDVAGRSFHHGRFIQRMREKAASLANVRLEQGTVTSLLEDDGTVKGVEYKTKSGKQLKAYAPLTIVCDGCFSNLRRSLCSSKVEIPSCFVGLILENCQLPFPNHGHVILADPSPILFYPITSTEIRCLVDIPGQKLPSIADGEMANYLKTVVAPQIPAELHDAFISAIDKGDIRTMPNRSMPAAPHPTPGALLLGDAFNMRHPLTGGGMTVALSDIVVLRDLLKPLQNMNDAESLCKYLQSFYTLRKPVASTINTLAAALYKVFCASSDQARKEMREACFDYLSLGGVCSNGPIALLSGLNPRPLSLVLHFFAVATYGVGRLLTPFPSPKKLWIGARLISGASSIIFPIIKAEGARQMFFPASVPAYYRDPPQA; this is translated from the exons ATGGCGGTTGATGAATGCCGGACCGGCTGGGACTCTGCTACCGATGTTATCATAGTCGGTGCGGGCGTCGTTGGTGCAGCCTTATCGTACACCCTTGGGAAG GAAGGAAGGAGAGTCCGTGTAATCGAAAGAGACTTGAGTGAGCCTGACAGAATTGTGGGTGAGCTGCTACAACCAGGTGGATATCTCAAGTTAATTGAGCTGGGACTGGAAG ATTGTGTAGTTCACATTGATGCTCAGCGAGTGCTTGGTTATGCTCTTTTCAAGGACGGTAGAAGCACTAGAGTTTCTTATCCCTTGGAAAATTTCCATTCAGATGTCGCAGGCAGAAGCTTTCACCATGGGCGATTTATTCAGAGGATGAGAGAAAAAGCAGCTAGCCTTGCCAA TGTACGACTGGAACAAGGCACTGTGACATCCCTGCTTGAAGACGATGGCACTGTAAAAGGTGTCGAGTACAAAACCAAAAGCGGCAAGCAGCTGAAAGCTTATGCTCCTCTTACAATAGTGTGTGATGGGTGCTTTTCAAATTTGCGACGATCTCTCTGCAGCTCTAAG GTGGAGATTCCCTCTTGCTTTGTTGGTTTGATCTTAGAGAACTGTCAACTTCCGTTTCCAAATCACGGGCATGTCATTCTGGCAGATCCTTCACCCATCTTGTTTTATCCAATTACTAGCACAGAGATACGTTGCTTAGTTGATATACCAGGGCAAAAGCTTCCTTCCATTGCTGATGGTGAAATGGCAAACTATTTAAAGACCGTGGTGGCTCCACAG ATTCCTGCAGAGCTGCATGATGCTTTCATATCTGCTATTGACAAAGGAGACATTAGAACAATGCCAAACAGAAGCATGCCAGCTGCTCCACATCCTACTCCTGGAGCACTACTGCTGGGTGATGCTTTCAACATGCGTCATCCTTTAACCGGTGGAGGAATGACCGTAGCCCTTTCTGACATTGTAGTGTTACGAGATCTGCTTAAACCCTTGCAAAACATGAATGACGCAGAGTCCTTGTGTAAATATCTCCAGTCCTTTTACACATTGCGCAAG CCAGTGGCGTCTACGATAAATACGCTGGCTGCGGCCCTATACAAGGTGTTCTGTGCTTCTTCTGATCAAGCAAGAAAGGAAATGCGCGAAGCATGTTTTGATTATTTGAGCCTTGGTGGCGTTTGTTCGAATGGACCTATAGCTCTGCTCTCCGGTTTAAATCCACGACCACTGAGCTTAGTTCTCCATTTCTTTGCTGTTGCCACATATGGCGTGGGACGTTTATTGACCCCTTTTCCTTCTCCCAAGAAATTGTGGATTGGAGCTAGATTGATTTCG GGTGCATCAAGTATCATTTTTCCTATCATCAAGGCTGAAGGAGCGAGGCAAATGTTTTTCCCTGCAAGTGTTCCTGCATATTATAGAGACCCTCCTCAAGCATGA
- the LOC113778042 gene encoding squalene epoxidase 3-like isoform X1, with protein sequence MLIMMTIFMDKYIAGTFFASVFGFLILCILQLRSNKQYKQKPHADRPCLDIRSNQMAVDECRTGWDSATDVIIVGAGVVGAALSYTLGKEGRRVRVIERDLSEPDRIVGELLQPGGYLKLIELGLEDCVVHIDAQRVLGYALFKDGRSTRVSYPLENFHSDVAGRSFHHGRFIQRMREKAASLANVRLEQGTVTSLLEDDGTVKGVEYKTKSGKQLKAYAPLTIVCDGCFSNLRRSLCSSKVEIPSCFVGLILENCQLPFPNHGHVILADPSPILFYPITSTEIRCLVDIPGQKLPSIADGEMANYLKTVVAPQIPAELHDAFISAIDKGDIRTMPNRSMPAAPHPTPGALLLGDAFNMRHPLTGGGMTVALSDIVVLRDLLKPLQNMNDAESLCKYLQSFYTLRKPVASTINTLAAALYKVFCASSDQARKEMREACFDYLSLGGVCSNGPIALLSGLNPRPLSLVLHFFAVATYGVGRLLTPFPSPKKLWIGARLISGASSIIFPIIKAEGARQMFFPASVPAYYRDPPQA encoded by the exons ATGCTGATCATGATGACAATATTCATGGATAAGTACATTGCCGGAACATTCTTTGCCTCTGTTTTTGGTTTTCTCATTCTCTGCATTTTGCAACTTAGGAGTAATAAACAATATAAGCAGAAACCGCACGCAGACCGGCCCTGCTTAGACATTCGGAGCAACCAGATGGCGGTTGATGAATGCCGGACCGGCTGGGACTCTGCTACCGATGTTATCATAGTCGGTGCGGGCGTCGTTGGTGCAGCCTTATCGTACACCCTTGGGAAG GAAGGAAGGAGAGTCCGTGTAATCGAAAGAGACTTGAGTGAGCCTGACAGAATTGTGGGTGAGCTGCTACAACCAGGTGGATATCTCAAGTTAATTGAGCTGGGACTGGAAG ATTGTGTAGTTCACATTGATGCTCAGCGAGTGCTTGGTTATGCTCTTTTCAAGGACGGTAGAAGCACTAGAGTTTCTTATCCCTTGGAAAATTTCCATTCAGATGTCGCAGGCAGAAGCTTTCACCATGGGCGATTTATTCAGAGGATGAGAGAAAAAGCAGCTAGCCTTGCCAA TGTACGACTGGAACAAGGCACTGTGACATCCCTGCTTGAAGACGATGGCACTGTAAAAGGTGTCGAGTACAAAACCAAAAGCGGCAAGCAGCTGAAAGCTTATGCTCCTCTTACAATAGTGTGTGATGGGTGCTTTTCAAATTTGCGACGATCTCTCTGCAGCTCTAAG GTGGAGATTCCCTCTTGCTTTGTTGGTTTGATCTTAGAGAACTGTCAACTTCCGTTTCCAAATCACGGGCATGTCATTCTGGCAGATCCTTCACCCATCTTGTTTTATCCAATTACTAGCACAGAGATACGTTGCTTAGTTGATATACCAGGGCAAAAGCTTCCTTCCATTGCTGATGGTGAAATGGCAAACTATTTAAAGACCGTGGTGGCTCCACAG ATTCCTGCAGAGCTGCATGATGCTTTCATATCTGCTATTGACAAAGGAGACATTAGAACAATGCCAAACAGAAGCATGCCAGCTGCTCCACATCCTACTCCTGGAGCACTACTGCTGGGTGATGCTTTCAACATGCGTCATCCTTTAACCGGTGGAGGAATGACCGTAGCCCTTTCTGACATTGTAGTGTTACGAGATCTGCTTAAACCCTTGCAAAACATGAATGACGCAGAGTCCTTGTGTAAATATCTCCAGTCCTTTTACACATTGCGCAAG CCAGTGGCGTCTACGATAAATACGCTGGCTGCGGCCCTATACAAGGTGTTCTGTGCTTCTTCTGATCAAGCAAGAAAGGAAATGCGCGAAGCATGTTTTGATTATTTGAGCCTTGGTGGCGTTTGTTCGAATGGACCTATAGCTCTGCTCTCCGGTTTAAATCCACGACCACTGAGCTTAGTTCTCCATTTCTTTGCTGTTGCCACATATGGCGTGGGACGTTTATTGACCCCTTTTCCTTCTCCCAAGAAATTGTGGATTGGAGCTAGATTGATTTCG GGTGCATCAAGTATCATTTTTCCTATCATCAAGGCTGAAGGAGCGAGGCAAATGTTTTTCCCTGCAAGTGTTCCTGCATATTATAGAGACCCTCCTCAAGCATGA